A region from the Gammaproteobacteria bacterium genome encodes:
- a CDS encoding AgmX/PglI C-terminal domain-containing protein → MSALQQQRTNFEERIAALRDKVHLHQEEIIRLEGDLQNVDHELDDFQDERKKFQLVSDICRNLDELNELGASDLFWDGIATEEQVKGYLQNLREKADFFERRIKKVTDKHEAILEQIKEKNTTVNFLLEDIEELLEQEEQSKYEYVVTREVREIPYRVMVMPWTKKGEDEKKARNFVIIALLLSLLFGALIPMITIPIQDKKNIKVPERLAKFIKKPKPKPQPKQQPKPEKIEELKKKPTEKDRKDARKKVENKGVLAFKNNLADLLDDMNDVKLGAEASLNTSGATARQQSRNILTSQAASGSGGIKSSSLSRSVAGAGDKLSAVAFSRVESAIGTAAAEDRPLSDGPGPARTDEEIQIVFDRYKAALYRIYNRELRSNPTLQGKVVLRITIAPDGSVTKCKVETTDMDSKKLLDKIVERVKKFNFGAKDGVPTITILYPIDFLPAS, encoded by the coding sequence GTGAGCGCTTTACAACAACAACGCACAAATTTTGAAGAACGAATCGCTGCGCTGCGCGATAAAGTCCATCTGCATCAAGAAGAAATAATACGTCTTGAAGGGGACCTTCAAAACGTCGATCATGAGCTGGATGATTTTCAGGACGAGCGCAAAAAGTTTCAGTTGGTCAGCGATATATGCCGAAATCTGGATGAGTTGAATGAGTTAGGCGCCAGTGATTTGTTCTGGGACGGTATTGCCACCGAAGAACAAGTTAAAGGTTATCTACAGAATCTTCGCGAAAAAGCCGATTTTTTTGAACGTAGAATCAAAAAAGTCACGGATAAGCATGAAGCCATACTTGAACAAATAAAGGAAAAAAATACTACAGTTAATTTTCTCCTGGAAGACATCGAAGAGTTATTGGAACAGGAGGAACAAAGCAAATATGAATATGTCGTCACGCGCGAAGTCAGGGAGATACCTTATCGCGTAATGGTCATGCCCTGGACTAAAAAGGGTGAAGACGAGAAAAAAGCACGAAACTTCGTAATAATTGCTCTACTGTTATCTTTGTTGTTTGGTGCATTGATTCCAATGATTACCATTCCGATTCAGGACAAAAAAAATATTAAAGTTCCCGAACGTTTGGCGAAGTTTATTAAAAAGCCCAAGCCTAAGCCGCAACCGAAACAGCAACCGAAACCGGAAAAGATTGAAGAACTAAAGAAAAAACCGACAGAAAAAGACCGTAAAGACGCCCGTAAAAAAGTGGAAAACAAAGGTGTCTTAGCGTTTAAGAACAATCTGGCAGACTTGTTAGATGATATGAATGATGTCAAATTGGGCGCCGAAGCGAGTTTGAATACCAGCGGTGCTACAGCACGACAACAAAGTCGCAATATTTTGACCTCCCAAGCCGCCAGTGGCAGTGGTGGTATTAAAAGTTCCAGTCTAAGTCGCAGTGTTGCAGGTGCGGGCGATAAACTCAGTGCTGTGGCCTTCTCTCGTGTAGAAAGCGCTATTGGAACTGCAGCCGCAGAAGACCGACCCTTGAGCGACGGACCGGGACCGGCCCGTACCGATGAGGAAATCCAAATTGTGTTTGACCGGTATAAAGCGGCGTTGTACCGCATTTATAACCGTGAACTGCGCAGTAACCCAACACTACAGGGTAAAGTCGTGTTGAGAATAACCATAGCGCCCGACGGCAGTGTAACAAAATGTAAGGTGGAAACTACGGATATGGATTCGAAGAAACTACTGGACAAAATAGTCGAACGGGTTAAGAAGTTCAATTTTGGGGCTAAAGACGGCGTGCCCACCATTACCATACTATATCCCATCGATTTTCTGCCTGCATCTTAG
- a CDS encoding MotA/TolQ/ExbB proton channel family protein, whose protein sequence is MDFLLAIIKFFQTGGLFMYPILIVFALGLAIAIERYLKLSMVKKANRSMWEELHPVLMKGDFDQARTMTENNNSTISHLLNAGLEMQGAVRRRDDIEIAMEETMMEIIPQLEKRTPYVALFSNISTLLGLLGTIMGLIEAFTAVANANPAEKADLLSASISVAMNTTAFGLMSGIPLLVFYVVLTAKTGEIVDSLEMASVKTLSVISKMAKRDAA, encoded by the coding sequence ATGGATTTTTTATTGGCGATAATCAAATTTTTTCAAACCGGTGGGTTATTTATGTATCCCATCTTGATTGTTTTTGCGTTGGGTTTAGCCATCGCGATCGAACGCTATCTAAAATTGAGTATGGTGAAAAAAGCCAATCGTTCAATGTGGGAAGAATTACATCCCGTACTGATGAAAGGCGATTTTGATCAGGCTCGTACCATGACTGAAAACAATAATTCCACAATCAGTCATTTGCTCAACGCCGGATTGGAGATGCAGGGTGCGGTTCGCCGTCGTGACGATATTGAAATAGCGATGGAAGAAACCATGATGGAGATTATTCCTCAGTTAGAAAAACGCACACCTTACGTGGCGTTGTTTTCCAATATTTCCACTTTGTTGGGTCTGTTAGGTACCATCATGGGGTTGATTGAAGCGTTTACGGCGGTGGCTAATGCCAATCCTGCCGAGAAGGCCGACTTGTTGTCCGCCAGTATTTCCGTGGCAATGAACACCACAGCCTTTGGCTTGATGTCAGGTATTCCTTTATTGGTTTTTTACGTGGTTTTGACTGCCAAAACCGGTGAAATCGTTGACAGTCTGGAAATGGCGTCTGTTAAAACTCTAAGTGTTATTTCTAAAATGGCAAAACGCGACGCCGCGTAA
- a CDS encoding biopolymer transporter ExbD, whose translation MSRRHHYKAKSKEPPEMDITTFLNLMVVLIPFLLISAVFSRITIMELNLPAGAAAGSDDKAKVTIEVIVRAKKLEIGNGKGIVAVLPNVEEEKYDVQRLSDYLQKIKNNYPDKTDATIMLEPDIEYEKMVRIMDVVRSYEIPPAEGAESAETQKIALFPDMSIGEAP comes from the coding sequence ATGTCACGAAGACATCATTACAAGGCTAAGAGTAAAGAGCCACCGGAAATGGACATCACAACCTTCCTCAACTTGATGGTTGTGTTAATTCCATTTTTGCTCATTTCCGCCGTGTTTTCTCGAATCACTATTATGGAACTCAATCTTCCGGCGGGAGCGGCTGCCGGCTCGGATGACAAAGCCAAAGTCACCATAGAGGTCATCGTCAGAGCAAAAAAACTGGAAATTGGTAACGGTAAAGGTATTGTTGCCGTGTTGCCCAATGTGGAAGAAGAAAAATATGATGTGCAACGCTTATCCGATTATTTGCAAAAAATAAAGAACAACTACCCCGATAAAACCGATGCTACCATCATGCTGGAACCTGATATTGAATACGAAAAAATGGTTCGCATAATGGATGTGGTGAGAAGTTACGAGATACCGCCGGCGGAAGGAGCGGAGTCGGCCGAAACGCAGAAAATAGCCCTGTTTCCGGATATGTCTATAGGCGAGGCGCCATGA
- a CDS encoding OmpA family protein, which produces MMQILHKNKWLLALLLMVGNPLSPIFAQESQQSVETGGHGVEETNLIGENTEQQLDPSGEFAQWRKKFADDDGEVEKGIQKVLEKKVTTKKLKGLVPPIRFKSGKADIPEEFIDKLREILHSMKDRINVRLHFIGHTDNVKLRGRAMDKYKDNMGLSRERAGTTAEYFQRALGLPPEAISYEGLGETKPVADNSTAAGKAQNRRVEVQVWYDEVEEVSVDREVELDQKIKRIQVCRVETVCKIRYKVGHSKRAKLKNLVQPFPYEADEFTIPEQYVKQLRQALHNLRDKENVKMRFIAHTDNVPLMGREARIYGDHVGLSKSRARRFAVAVQEVMKLPSSAVDSDGKGTGAPIASNNSERGRALNRRIEVEFWHDDPLEELPDEPQICPEADAAETVERIYNPPEGEIKAVVFEKGQPVFPVGYTRRLARAMEDIKDKGNVRLRFIGYISNERLDRRTAMVYGDDIGLSTARARRVMDSVKQEMQLKDKQAEFEGRGYVQSSDVANTGFVEMEESRVEVRIVYDELAYLDDSEGLEIKRLTRAVQPKNPYELNLMRISVDGQPINDPNKNIPDVQRCTDVALDKAKIQFKFDNLSVKPRLNVTAWPNVISLLDKAATEIRENQVDFALYSNYPSFITSAEVRIFYSSQSVGDTPAYIVPLDTDGRGFWRLNPEDLLNRYSTPGITLKYVLRVYNKDKQFDETAEQSIRVVDKLQTDISVVDKQEQMLLGYGENRLARNNIPLQGASVWARGQHIPPGHKVWFAGNEIPVSQDGQFISELILPQGLHSVEVAVTDGNGNGDVYLREVQLGQKDWFYVGIADVTLSRDQTNGPAALATGDQSHYDNDLSVDGRLAFYTRGRFQNGWSLKASADTREGPLEDLFNNFMNKSPDSVFRRINPDYYYPTYGDDSSVEEDAPTSGKFYTKLYKNKDHVLWGNFSIDYTDNNLAHVDRRLYGFNTHFESDSTTSFGERRYSWDVFAAQPGTVAGRDEFRGTGGSLYFLQHQDLMSGSERARIEVRDALSGMVLSVKNLAYGLDYTVDYIQGRVMLNQALSPSSDNGMLIDTGDFSGSHQYLIVRYEYTPGFDDMNDLAMGGRAHYWMGDTLKLGITADKNDISASKSTLNAMDVMFRMSPGTWIKYEYSISKGAVATAALSADGGFDFQSVNNNGFSDSANGQRLDAAVRVQEFIPGLEGSLNYYRQDLEAGYAAPGIITNKSTIQTGGSLELPFDAYTKIKVKSDAKVQKDGLETRASELNLDRKIDAYWNMSFAVRADERSDNSPVVPATQKEGKRNDAALKLGFDSNANWSAYGYYQETLQIIGTRERNTRVGVGGDYRSGDRLTFNSELSTGHLGHGATLGADYKMTDTTNIYSSYTLENERSDNGVRARKGNMASGFKTRYSDSSSIYLEEKYSHGDTPTGLTHSMGFDLAPTDSWNFGASLDSGKLRDSNTGAEIERNAMGLSLGYKMDLITYAGAIEYRRDETQQPNLSLSTRTTWLAKNSFKYTMSADWNFLGKLNYSFSESSMGEFYDGNFTEAVFGYAYRPVAGSGLNALFKFTHFYNVPATDQVTINNTAAEYIQKSDILSLDFSYDLSRSLGIGAKYAYRYGQISQDRVNPVFFRSDAALYILRLDWHLTHSWDALLEERLLELPQVGDRRHGILAGLYRHVNEFVKLGVGYNFTDFSDDLTDLDFDSQGFFINIVGKF; this is translated from the coding sequence ATGATGCAAATATTGCATAAAAACAAATGGTTACTTGCACTGCTGTTGATGGTGGGGAACCCTTTGTCGCCAATTTTCGCGCAGGAGTCGCAACAATCCGTGGAAACCGGCGGCCACGGTGTGGAGGAAACCAATCTAATTGGTGAAAACACGGAACAACAACTGGATCCTTCGGGGGAATTCGCTCAATGGCGCAAGAAATTCGCCGACGATGATGGTGAAGTCGAAAAGGGCATACAAAAAGTACTGGAGAAAAAAGTCACCACTAAAAAACTCAAAGGACTGGTTCCTCCCATTCGATTTAAATCCGGCAAGGCTGATATTCCTGAGGAGTTCATCGACAAATTGCGGGAAATTCTCCACAGCATGAAAGACCGTATTAACGTGCGTTTGCATTTCATCGGCCATACGGACAACGTCAAACTGCGCGGTCGTGCTATGGACAAATATAAGGACAATATGGGGCTGTCTCGTGAACGGGCAGGAACCACCGCGGAATACTTTCAACGGGCTCTCGGGTTACCACCGGAAGCCATATCCTATGAGGGATTGGGCGAGACCAAACCCGTTGCGGACAATAGTACTGCTGCCGGTAAAGCGCAAAATCGTCGAGTGGAAGTTCAAGTGTGGTACGACGAAGTGGAAGAGGTCAGTGTGGACCGTGAGGTGGAACTGGATCAGAAAATCAAACGGATTCAAGTATGTCGAGTGGAAACCGTCTGTAAGATTCGCTACAAAGTAGGGCATTCCAAACGAGCCAAACTTAAAAATCTGGTACAACCGTTTCCTTATGAGGCCGACGAGTTCACTATTCCGGAGCAATATGTAAAGCAATTACGCCAGGCTCTGCACAATCTTCGCGACAAAGAAAACGTGAAAATGCGTTTTATTGCGCACACGGACAATGTTCCTTTAATGGGACGAGAAGCACGCATATATGGTGATCATGTAGGCTTATCCAAGTCCCGAGCAAGGCGTTTTGCTGTGGCAGTGCAGGAAGTCATGAAATTGCCCTCCAGCGCAGTGGACAGTGATGGTAAAGGTACCGGTGCCCCTATTGCATCAAATAACTCCGAACGCGGCCGAGCCTTAAACCGGCGTATCGAAGTGGAATTCTGGCACGACGATCCATTGGAAGAACTTCCGGATGAACCCCAAATCTGTCCCGAAGCCGATGCTGCTGAAACGGTGGAACGAATCTACAATCCTCCGGAAGGAGAAATTAAAGCTGTAGTGTTTGAAAAAGGTCAGCCGGTGTTTCCTGTGGGTTACACTCGGCGTCTAGCCCGCGCCATGGAAGATATAAAAGATAAAGGTAATGTACGCTTACGCTTTATCGGCTACATCAGCAATGAACGTTTAGACCGACGTACGGCTATGGTGTATGGAGACGATATAGGCTTATCCACAGCCCGGGCGCGACGAGTCATGGATTCGGTAAAACAAGAAATGCAACTCAAGGACAAGCAGGCGGAGTTTGAAGGCCGAGGTTATGTGCAGTCCAGTGATGTTGCCAACACCGGCTTCGTGGAAATGGAAGAGTCGCGGGTGGAGGTCCGGATTGTCTATGATGAGTTGGCGTATTTGGATGACAGTGAAGGGCTGGAAATTAAACGCCTGACACGTGCAGTACAGCCCAAGAATCCCTATGAATTGAACCTGATGCGTATCTCAGTTGACGGACAACCGATTAACGATCCCAACAAAAATATCCCTGACGTGCAACGTTGTACCGATGTCGCACTGGATAAAGCAAAAATCCAGTTTAAGTTTGACAACCTGTCCGTTAAACCGCGACTCAATGTTACCGCTTGGCCCAACGTAATATCTTTGCTGGATAAAGCCGCCACTGAGATACGGGAGAACCAGGTCGATTTTGCGCTCTACAGTAACTATCCCTCGTTTATTACGTCTGCAGAAGTACGCATCTTTTACTCTTCGCAATCTGTTGGAGATACTCCGGCCTATATCGTACCTTTGGACACGGATGGTAGAGGTTTTTGGCGATTGAATCCGGAAGATTTGTTGAATCGCTATAGCACACCCGGTATTACCCTCAAATACGTGCTTAGGGTATACAACAAGGACAAGCAGTTTGACGAAACGGCAGAACAGAGTATCCGCGTCGTCGATAAACTGCAAACCGATATCAGTGTGGTGGATAAACAAGAACAAATGCTGTTGGGATACGGTGAAAATCGTCTGGCCCGTAACAATATCCCTTTACAGGGTGCCAGTGTCTGGGCTCGCGGACAACACATTCCACCCGGACACAAGGTATGGTTTGCTGGAAACGAAATTCCGGTCAGTCAGGATGGCCAATTTATCAGCGAGCTGATATTGCCACAAGGCCTCCACAGTGTCGAAGTTGCAGTGACTGATGGCAATGGTAATGGTGATGTGTATCTGCGTGAAGTGCAGTTAGGTCAGAAGGATTGGTTTTACGTGGGTATTGCCGATGTGACCCTATCTCGTGACCAAACCAACGGTCCGGCAGCTTTGGCGACGGGCGATCAATCTCATTACGACAATGATCTCAGTGTAGACGGTCGTTTGGCATTTTATACCCGAGGGCGTTTCCAAAACGGCTGGAGTTTAAAAGCCAGTGCCGATACCCGTGAAGGTCCACTGGAAGACTTGTTTAACAACTTTATGAACAAGTCACCCGATTCCGTGTTTCGCCGTATCAACCCTGATTACTACTACCCCACCTACGGTGACGATAGCAGCGTAGAAGAAGACGCGCCGACCTCCGGTAAATTTTATACCAAGCTGTACAAAAACAAAGATCACGTGCTGTGGGGCAATTTCAGTATAGATTACACCGATAACAATTTAGCGCATGTGGATAGACGCCTGTATGGATTTAATACTCACTTCGAGTCCGATTCCACTACTTCATTCGGTGAACGACGTTACAGCTGGGATGTGTTTGCCGCTCAACCGGGAACGGTGGCGGGTCGAGATGAGTTTCGTGGCACGGGAGGTTCTTTATACTTTCTGCAACATCAGGATCTCATGAGCGGATCTGAGCGGGCGCGCATTGAAGTGCGTGATGCTCTGTCCGGAATGGTGCTGAGTGTAAAAAATCTCGCCTATGGTCTGGATTATACCGTTGACTACATTCAAGGTCGGGTTATGCTGAATCAAGCGCTGTCACCTTCCAGTGACAATGGGATGTTGATAGATACGGGAGATTTTAGCGGTAGCCACCAATATTTAATCGTGCGCTATGAGTACACTCCCGGGTTTGACGATATGAATGATCTGGCAATGGGGGGGAGGGCGCATTACTGGATGGGTGACACCTTGAAACTGGGTATAACGGCCGATAAGAACGACATCAGTGCATCTAAAAGTACGCTGAATGCGATGGACGTTATGTTTCGCATGAGTCCGGGAACCTGGATTAAGTACGAATATTCCATTAGCAAGGGCGCCGTGGCCACTGCCGCTTTGTCGGCCGATGGTGGTTTTGATTTTCAAAGCGTAAACAACAACGGATTTAGCGACAGTGCGAATGGCCAGCGACTGGATGCCGCTGTTCGAGTGCAAGAGTTTATCCCTGGCTTAGAGGGTAGTTTAAATTACTATCGACAAGACTTGGAAGCCGGGTATGCGGCACCCGGTATTATTACCAACAAAAGCACAATACAAACAGGTGGTAGTCTGGAGCTGCCATTTGATGCGTACACAAAAATTAAAGTGAAATCTGATGCCAAAGTACAGAAAGACGGCCTGGAAACCCGTGCCTCGGAATTAAACCTGGATCGCAAGATAGACGCTTACTGGAATATGTCGTTTGCCGTGCGAGCCGATGAACGCAGCGACAATTCACCGGTTGTTCCAGCGACTCAAAAAGAAGGGAAACGCAATGATGCTGCCTTAAAACTCGGGTTTGACTCCAATGCCAATTGGTCTGCGTACGGTTACTATCAGGAAACCTTGCAAATCATCGGTACACGCGAACGTAATACGCGCGTGGGTGTGGGCGGTGATTATCGCAGCGGCGATCGCTTGACGTTTAACAGTGAACTGTCCACCGGACATTTGGGGCATGGTGCCACATTAGGTGCCGATTACAAAATGACGGATACCACAAATATCTATAGCAGTTATACGCTGGAGAACGAGCGCAGTGACAACGGAGTTCGGGCTCGTAAAGGCAACATGGCCTCAGGTTTCAAAACCCGCTACTCGGATAGTAGCAGTATCTATCTTGAAGAAAAATACAGCCACGGCGATACGCCTACCGGCTTAACCCATTCCATGGGGTTTGATCTGGCACCCACCGACAGCTGGAACTTTGGTGCCAGTCTGGATAGCGGCAAATTGCGTGATAGCAACACCGGAGCCGAGATAGAACGCAATGCAATGGGCCTAAGCCTGGGATACAAAATGGATTTGATCACCTATGCCGGTGCCATAGAATATCGTCGTGACGAAACCCAACAACCCAATCTTAGTTTGAGCACCCGAACTACCTGGTTGGCTAAAAACAGCTTTAAATACACGATGAGCGCGGATTGGAATTTTCTGGGTAAACTAAATTACTCTTTCAGCGAAAGCTCAATGGGAGAATTTTATGACGGAAATTTCACCGAAGCGGTTTTTGGATACGCTTACCGACCGGTGGCCGGCAGTGGTCTGAATGCACTGTTCAAGTTCACCCACTTTTACAATGTTCCGGCGACTGATCAAGTCACTATTAATAATACTGCGGCTGAATATATTCAAAAAAGTGACATCCTCTCCTTGGACTTTTCCTATGATCTGAGTCGAAGCTTGGGAATTGGTGCCAAGTATGCATACCGTTATGGACAAATCAGTCAGGATCGGGTTAATCCCGTATTTTTTCGAAGTGATGCGGCACTATATATACTGCGTCTGGACTGGCACCTTACGCATAGTTGGGATGCCCTGCTGGAAGAGCGTCTATTGGAGTTACCCCAAGTGGGTGACCGACGTCACGGCATATTAGCGGGGCTGTACCGACATGTGAACGAATTTGTAAAACTGGGTGTGGGTTACAACTTTACGGACTTCTCCGATGATCTGACGGATCTGGATTTCGACAGTCAAGGATTCTTTATCAATATTGTAGGTAAATTTTAA
- a CDS encoding biopolymer transporter ExbD — protein sequence MKNTRRMKRMARNHKKGIPGMNLTSLMDVFTILVFFLLVNSGSSEVLEPPKQITLPDSVVETKPRETVVILVTPDFVIVQGEQVVAMSEVIASKEIVIALREKLMEIKGNVIGTSTKAISESSEVTILAHKTIPFKILKKIMSSSTYAGYEKISMAVLQKGKQS from the coding sequence ATGAAAAATACCCGGCGCATGAAACGCATGGCCCGCAACCATAAGAAAGGTATTCCGGGCATGAATCTTACATCCTTGATGGATGTGTTTACTATTTTGGTATTCTTTCTATTGGTGAACTCCGGCAGCAGTGAAGTGTTGGAGCCACCTAAACAAATTACCTTACCCGATTCCGTTGTTGAAACCAAACCTAGGGAAACAGTAGTCATTTTAGTAACACCGGACTTCGTTATTGTGCAGGGTGAGCAGGTGGTGGCGATGAGTGAGGTCATTGCCAGTAAAGAAATTGTTATAGCGCTGCGTGAAAAACTCATGGAAATAAAGGGAAATGTAATCGGGACAAGCACAAAAGCCATATCAGAGAGCAGCGAGGTGACCATACTGGCACACAAAACCATTCCCTTTAAGATATTGAAAAAGATAATGTCCAGCAGTACCTATGCCGGTTATGAGAAAATTTCCATGGCGGTTTTGCAAAAAGGCAAACAGAGTTGA
- a CDS encoding tetratricopeptide repeat protein: protein MSIKTDISYWTKIKVYARAVMIISVTVSLWSCISAPVVPVKKAVVQVPLQEATDENPKKLNVTPECPDVVPTATAAVPGQVPGVDVNGNKTNGTTAPGVNVATPPTDTNVRPNPTVSTQRHLDQASAANQNPATGVGKNNVSDQAVGQECVPKGIIQIAENLSVDAAVKRQFETATSLLQQEKYQEAIVLIEGLLTKLNGFTAPYINLGIAYAKLGEMEKALESFEQALKLNDIHPVANNELAIVYRQLGKYAEARKVYEKLLENFPGFWPANRNLGVLCDIYLNDLACALENYEIYASAKPEDDKMKIWIADVKSRM from the coding sequence ATGAGTATTAAGACAGACATCAGTTACTGGACAAAGATAAAAGTTTACGCCCGAGCTGTAATGATTATTTCGGTAACAGTCAGTTTGTGGTCGTGTATCAGTGCTCCTGTGGTACCGGTAAAGAAGGCTGTTGTCCAAGTGCCGCTGCAGGAAGCGACGGATGAAAATCCAAAAAAACTGAACGTGACACCGGAATGTCCAGACGTGGTACCAACCGCAACTGCCGCTGTACCGGGTCAGGTTCCGGGAGTGGATGTGAATGGTAATAAAACCAATGGAACGACTGCACCAGGAGTAAATGTGGCGACTCCGCCTACAGACACCAATGTCCGACCCAACCCAACTGTAAGTACACAAAGGCACCTGGATCAAGCCTCCGCTGCAAACCAAAACCCTGCCACGGGTGTAGGTAAAAATAATGTATCTGATCAAGCTGTTGGACAGGAATGTGTACCTAAAGGAATTATACAAATTGCCGAAAATCTATCTGTGGATGCAGCAGTAAAACGCCAGTTTGAAACGGCTACAAGCTTGTTACAGCAGGAAAAGTATCAAGAAGCCATTGTACTAATTGAAGGACTGCTGACAAAGTTGAACGGATTCACGGCACCGTACATTAATTTGGGAATAGCGTATGCCAAATTAGGTGAAATGGAAAAAGCATTGGAGAGCTTTGAACAGGCATTAAAACTGAATGATATCCATCCGGTCGCCAATAATGAGTTAGCGATCGTTTATCGTCAGTTGGGCAAATACGCAGAAGCCAGGAAAGTGTATGAAAAGTTATTAGAAAATTTCCCGGGTTTCTGGCCGGCTAATCGGAATTTGGGTGTTTTATGTGATATTTACCTCAACGATTTGGCGTGTGCATTGGAAAACTATGAGATTTACGCTAGCGCCAAACCGGAAGATGACAAGATGAAAATCTGGATCGCGGACGTAAAAAGCAGAATGTAA